The Hujiaoplasma nucleasis DNA window AGATTAATTGGTACGATTGTTAGAAAAGCTATTAAAGAGATTTTAATTAAAGAAAAAGATTCTGTGACAATTAATCAATCGAATTTAGAGAAATACTTAGGTAAGGCTTTATATAAAAATAATCGTATTCCATCAACGAATATGGTCGGAGTGGTTACTGGTTTAGCCTATACCATGGCTGGTGGAGATACTTTAGAGGTTGAAGCTACTTATTACCCTGGCAGAAATAATCTTGTATCTACAGGTAATTTAGGTGATGTAATGAAAGAGTCTGCAATGGCAGCTTTATCATATGTTAAGTCTAATCATAAAAAATTAAAAATTGACCCAGAAATATTAGAGAAAAACGATTTTCATATACATGTTCCTGAAGGGGCTATACCCAAAGATGGTCCATCTGCAGGTGTTACTATAGCAACTGCTCTTATTTCTATCTTAGCCAACAGAAAAGTTAATCGCTTTGTTGGTATGACTGGTGAAATCACTTTAAATGGTAGGGTTTTACCAATTGGTGGTTTAAAAGAAAAAGCAATAGCTGCTAGTCGTTCTGGTTTAAAGGAAATTGTGATACCTCAAGGTAATGAAAAGGATATAGAAGACATTCCAAAAGAAGTTAGAGATAAACTAACCATTCATTATGCAAAAAAATTAGATGATGTTATTAAAATTGCTTTAATAGATTAAAAAAAAATGCTATCCTATTTTGGATGGCATTTTATTTGGAGGAAGTTAAATTGAACAGATTAAAAAAATTACTGGTTTATTCTTTGGCTTTATTTATGTTAGGTATGAGTATCGCCTTTATTCAAAACACAAATTTAGGGATGGCACCTTGGGATGCACTTGCTAGAAATTTTTATGAAGGTGTACCGATTGATTATAAGTATCTTTCACCAATTTTATCTGTTTTTTTAATATCCTTTGCATATTTAATAGCTTGGAAAAAACCCAACTACAAAATGATCATTCCAGTATTAATTTCAACTTTGATAGGCTTTTCAATTGACCTAGCTTTGTTATTTATACCAAATGTGAGTGATTTAAGTATTTTCTTAAATTATTTATATTTATTTTTCGCGATGATTTTGATTTCTGTTGGATTAAATGTTATTATTTATTGTGGGTATATACTCCCCGCTTTAGAACAATTAATTCAATCTCTATCATTAAGATTGAGTATTTCTTTTGGAAAAGCAAAATTAATTGGTGAAGCCTTAGCCTTTATATTAACCATTATTTTTGGTTTGGTATTTAAGCATCAAAATCAATGGTTTTTTATCGGTCAAACGACGATTATTATTTTATTTTTTATTGGCTTATCTGTTGATTTATTTAAGAAACCAGTATATTTTATGTTAGGAAGGATTTTATGATTTTAGAAATATTTGCAGATGATTTAAAAAAGAAAGACATTAGCAAAAATTATTATCGTTCTTCAAGAGCGATTATCAAAAAAGATAATCAGGTCTTATTATTGTATTCTAGAAAATTAGATTATTATATGTTGCCTGGTGGTCGTATAGAAAAAAATGAATCAGCTGAAGCATGTGTTCATAGAGAAGTATTAGAAGAAACCGGCTTCCATGTTAGTCAAGCTAAGGAGACGATTGTTATAAAAGAATATTATCAAGATTCATCATGGGAAAGCCATTTCTTTATTTGTCAAATTGATAATCAGGTATCTGATAAAGCACTCACTGAAGAAGAGCATTACCTTGATATTGAGTTGGTATGGCTTCCTTTAGTCGATGCAATTTTCTTATTAGATAGTCACGATTCTCCTTTTGCTAAAGCCAATAATATTATGCAAAGAGAGTTTTTAGCATTAACAAATTCTTTATGATAGGGTGAACTTATGAAGGTCACAACAAATAAGTTATTTAATTACATAAGATGTAGAAGGTTTGCTGCTTTACATGATCCACAAAGTGAAACAAATCCACTGATCAATGACGATTACTATAACAAAAGTATCAATAAATTTAAAGATATCTTTTTAGGCTTAAATTATAGTGAATCAATGATGTATGAAAAGGATATTGAATTAACTTATGATTTTCATCATGATTTTACCTTGTCTGAAACATATGATTTTATTTTTGAAGATCATAATATTTATATTCTTTTAACTGAATCTTCTAAGCATTTTTTAAATGTTAAATTCAAAGATGCTGACCAAACTTTACAACTCTTTAAAAAGAATCAAGAGGGTCACTATCAAGTGATTAAAGGCAAAAAAAATAATGAGAGTTACCATACCCGTTTTAAGAAAATGATGGAACTTCATGAAGAAACTGGTAGGGTTATTTTTAAATATGCTTTTATGAAGTACTTATATAAAAATATATAT harbors:
- a CDS encoding NUDIX domain-containing protein, producing the protein MILEIFADDLKKKDISKNYYRSSRAIIKKDNQVLLLYSRKLDYYMLPGGRIEKNESAEACVHREVLEETGFHVSQAKETIVIKEYYQDSSWESHFFICQIDNQVSDKALTEEEHYLDIELVWLPLVDAIFLLDSHDSPFAKANNIMQREFLALTNSL